Proteins found in one Miscanthus floridulus cultivar M001 chromosome 4, ASM1932011v1, whole genome shotgun sequence genomic segment:
- the LOC136552545 gene encoding F-box protein At1g61340-like, with the protein MAIGQGDAKKGSLATSLSFSNCRSSTRIFGRKRVAVSPTPGSRSPHSPVRTLRKQRSVRFHMDDAVNLIESLPQDVLIKILCKVNHSDLRQLLLVSKPVNEATIVARELHFKFSTPSAKSVFRDEETGDDEDGPGAPKQRRVARSRLRGKTLEGIAVNLSASFESLISEV; encoded by the exons ATGGCAATTGGACAGGGCGACGCGAAGAAGGGCTCTCTTGCCACGAGCTTGAGCTTCTCAAACTGCAGGAGCAGCACAAGAATCTTCGGGAGGAAGAGAGTCGCCGTCTCGCCGACTCCAGGCTCCCGGAGCCCGCACTCGCCGGTGCGCACCCTGCGCAAGCAGCGCAGCGTTCGGTTCCACATGGACGACGCCGTCAACCTCATTGAGTCGCTGCCGCAAGATGTTCTG ATTAAAATCCTGTGTAAGGTGAACCACAGTGACCTGAGGCAGCTCCTCCTGGTGTCAAAACCAGTCAACGAAGCg ACAATTGTTGCTAGAGAGCTGCATTTCAAGTTTTCAACGCCGTCGGCGAAGTCTGTTTTTAGAGACGAGGAAACCGGCGACGACGAGGACGGCCCCGGCGCGCCCAAGCAACGCAGGGTTGCAAGGTCGCGCTTGCGGGGCAAAACCCTGGAGGGCATCGCCGTCAACCTGTCGGCATCATTTGAGAGCTTGATCTCCGAGGTTTAG